In Campylobacter vicugnae, a genomic segment contains:
- a CDS encoding CTP synthase has product MSKETKYIFVTGGVLSSLGKGIAAASIATLLKNVGYKVSMLKADPYINVDPGTMSPLEHGEVFVTDDGAETDLDLGHYERFLDEDLSQDNNFTTGKVYSSVIERERRGDYLGKTIQVIPHIVGDIVDRIKKAGEGNDILIVEIGGTVGDIEGLPFLEAIRALRSEVGKSNGMFIHLTLVPYIKVAGELKTKPTQHSVGELRRIGISPDMIICRTEMPLNRELKDKIAASCGIERNAVIESPDMQSIYQVPLSFLNQNILEPIAQNLNLKNPKPNMQNWDNLVKRVIAPSTEVNLAFVGKYIDLKESYKSLTESIIHAGANLDTKVNIQWCDSEKIDSNNVSDTLKESDAILVAGGFGSRGVSGKIEAIKFARENKIPYLGICLGMQLSMIEFAKNVLKLEDANSIEFDENCKNPIIYLIDSFIDANGNKQLRTHTSPLGGTMRLGGYECDLLKGSLLAKIYNNANKIKERHRHRYEANPKYRAEFEKAGLIVSGESDGLIEAVEIKDHPFFLGVQFHPEFTSRLTKPNPVILGLIKAGIEYKNAR; this is encoded by the coding sequence ATGAGTAAAGAGACGAAATATATATTTGTTACAGGTGGAGTATTAAGTAGTTTAGGCAAAGGTATCGCAGCAGCAAGCATTGCTACACTGCTTAAAAATGTAGGCTATAAAGTAAGTATGTTAAAAGCAGATCCATATATAAATGTCGATCCTGGAACTATGAGCCCACTTGAACATGGCGAAGTATTTGTCACTGATGATGGCGCTGAGACAGATCTAGATTTAGGGCATTATGAAAGATTTTTAGATGAGGATCTATCTCAAGATAATAACTTTACAACTGGTAAGGTTTATAGCTCAGTTATAGAGCGTGAGCGTCGTGGTGATTACTTAGGAAAGACTATACAAGTTATCCCGCATATCGTAGGCGATATAGTAGATCGTATTAAAAAAGCTGGCGAAGGCAATGATATTTTAATAGTAGAAATAGGTGGAACTGTAGGCGATATTGAGGGTCTTCCATTTTTAGAAGCTATTAGAGCGCTTAGAAGTGAAGTAGGCAAGTCAAATGGAATGTTTATCCACTTGACATTAGTGCCATATATCAAAGTAGCTGGCGAGCTAAAAACCAAGCCAACTCAGCACAGCGTAGGCGAATTAAGACGCATAGGTATAAGTCCAGATATGATCATTTGTCGCACTGAAATGCCACTAAATAGAGAGCTAAAAGATAAAATAGCAGCAAGCTGTGGTATAGAAAGAAATGCAGTCATAGAAAGCCCAGATATGCAAAGCATATATCAAGTCCCATTAAGCTTTTTAAATCAAAATATCCTTGAGCCAATAGCTCAAAATTTAAATCTTAAAAATCCTAAGCCAAATATGCAAAATTGGGATAATCTAGTAAAAAGAGTAATAGCTCCTAGCACAGAGGTTAATCTTGCATTTGTAGGTAAATATATAGATTTAAAAGAGAGCTATAAAAGCTTAACTGAAAGTATTATTCACGCTGGAGCCAATCTAGATACAAAAGTAAATATACAATGGTGTGATAGTGAAAAAATAGATTCTAATAATGTATCTGATACGCTAAAGGAGTCTGATGCTATACTAGTAGCTGGAGGATTTGGATCTCGTGGCGTAAGCGGCAAAATAGAAGCGATCAAATTTGCAAGAGAGAATAAAATTCCATATCTAGGAATCTGTCTTGGTATGCAATTAAGTATGATAGAATTTGCTAAAAATGTACTAAAATTAGAAGATGCAAACTCAATCGAATTTGATGAGAATTGCAAAAATCCTATTATATATCTAATAGACAGCTTTATTGATGCAAATGGAAATAAACAGCTAAGAACTCACACAAGCCCACTTGGTGGCACTATGAGACTTGGCGGATATGAGTGCGACTTGCTAAAAGGCTCACTATTAGCAAAAATCTATAATAATGCAAATAAGATTAAAGAGCGTCACCGCCATAGATATGAAGCAAACCCAAAATATAGAGCCGAATTTGAAAAAGCTGGTCTAATAGTAAGCGGTGAGAGTGATGGACTTATAGAGGCTGTAGAGATCAAAGATCATCCATTTTTCCTAGGTGTTCAGTTTCATCCAGAATTTACATCTAGATTAACCAAGCCAAATCCTGTGATATTAGGACTTATCAAAGCTGGGATAGAATATAAAAATGCTAGATAA
- a CDS encoding ABC transporter substrate-binding protein: MRFIIFFIFLASYAFGISVTDMRGKSVEIPQNLTKIATISDGFVEGVLTHLGEIDKVSAISSWSFKRDYKYIIKGKDKERQYAGLNTMKALHPWLNDLPCFNSPQGNIINYETLITSKPELIILRVGDCTVGGADKAALEKTLSILEATKIPLVVLYSPTYTKDLATMKDEMRIIGDIFSKSQKALALYDYITSIEKMVQDRVKNVVNKPNILYLGLSLALKKNGASAITYGLDTPESWVLENIVNAKNAFRQSGGSRVMLSAEQIYSLNPDVILLPTYNGYHPAFEIYESEGYSNLNQLKAIKEQRVYSLPWTPMNCSRRLEYPLEILIIAKAAYPQLFKDINIGEFALEFYKKLYNVDDDGAKMLRKTQLIDWTQQF; the protein is encoded by the coding sequence GTGAGGTTTATTATTTTTTTTATATTTTTAGCTAGTTATGCTTTTGGTATTAGCGTTACTGATATGCGTGGTAAAAGCGTAGAAATTCCACAAAATTTAACTAAAATAGCCACTATTAGCGATGGATTTGTCGAGGGAGTTTTAACCCATCTTGGAGAGATAGATAAGGTAAGTGCTATATCCTCTTGGTCTTTTAAAAGAGATTATAAATATATTATTAAAGGCAAAGATAAAGAGAGACAATATGCTGGATTAAATACTATGAAAGCACTTCATCCATGGCTTAATGACCTTCCGTGTTTTAACTCACCTCAAGGCAATATTATAAATTATGAAACACTTATTACATCTAAACCAGAACTAATTATACTTCGCGTTGGCGATTGCACCGTAGGTGGTGCAGATAAAGCAGCATTAGAAAAAACACTATCGATACTAGAAGCTACTAAGATTCCTTTAGTAGTGTTATATTCGCCCACATATACTAAAGATTTAGCCACTATGAAAGATGAGATGAGAATAATAGGCGATATATTTAGCAAAAGCCAAAAGGCTCTAGCTTTATATGATTATATAACTAGCATAGAAAAGATGGTGCAAGATAGAGTAAAAAATGTAGTAAATAAGCCAAATATCTTGTATTTAGGTCTTAGTTTAGCTCTTAAAAAAAATGGAGCTAGTGCAATCACATATGGCTTAGATACGCCAGAATCTTGGGTATTAGAAAATATAGTAAATGCCAAAAATGCATTTAGACAAAGTGGCGGTTCTAGAGTTATGCTTAGTGCTGAGCAAATTTATAGCTTAAATCCAGATGTAATACTACTACCAACTTATAATGGTTATCATCCAGCATTTGAAATTTATGAAAGTGAAGGATACTCAAATTTAAATCAATTAAAAGCTATAAAAGAACAAAGAGTATATTCGCTTCCATGGACTCCGATGAACTGCTCTAGAAGATTAGAGTATCCATTGGAGATTTTAATTATAGCTAAGGCAGCTTATCCGCAACTATTTAAAGATATTAATATTGGAGAGTTTGCTCTTGAGTTTTATAAAAAACTTTATAATGTAGATGATGATGGAGCTAAAATGCTTAGAAAAACTCAGTTGATAGATTGGACGCAGCAGTTTTGA
- a CDS encoding FecCD family ABC transporter permease: protein MRVVLAICLLFILLIFAVIFSLLSGNLDLSVGDVIAVILYKFFNIGQIDAANEIVVWNLRFPRILMAILAGFALAGAGAIYQSIFRNPLVEPFILGASSGASFGASLAILLPTIFISLELSAFGFSLLAVFVAYILAFNRNITNSVSLVLSGVIVGSIFSSLVGIMKYISEDTQLREITFWMMGGLYHTSWHDIFINAIFGLPCFILAILFAWKLNLLSLGDEEARSLGVNPQVYKCFFIVIATLMSALSVASVGIIAWIGLMMPHAARMLIGADNRVILPIAGLLGAIYLIICDTLARTLSSGEIPVGIIVSLLGAPFLLWILKVRSAEHFR, encoded by the coding sequence TTGAGAGTCGTTTTAGCTATATGTTTGCTATTTATTTTGCTTATATTTGCAGTGATTTTTTCACTTCTTAGTGGAAATTTAGATCTAAGCGTAGGTGATGTAATTGCTGTAATTTTGTATAAATTTTTTAATATCGGGCAGATAGATGCGGCCAATGAAATTGTGGTTTGGAATTTGAGATTTCCTAGGATTTTGATGGCTATTTTGGCTGGATTTGCATTAGCTGGAGCTGGAGCTATATATCAAAGCATATTCAGAAATCCATTAGTAGAGCCTTTTATCTTAGGTGCGAGTTCTGGAGCGAGCTTTGGAGCTAGTCTTGCGATACTTTTACCAACTATATTTATATCTTTAGAGCTTAGTGCTTTTGGATTTTCGCTTTTGGCTGTATTTGTGGCTTATATTTTAGCTTTTAATAGAAATATTACAAATAGCGTATCGCTAGTACTCTCAGGCGTTATTGTAGGATCTATTTTTAGTTCGCTTGTGGGGATTATGAAGTATATAAGCGAAGATACACAGCTAAGAGAGATTACGTTTTGGATGATGGGAGGACTATATCATACTAGCTGGCATGATATATTTATAAATGCTATTTTTGGCTTGCCGTGTTTTATTTTAGCTATTTTATTTGCTTGGAAGTTAAATTTGCTTAGTTTAGGCGATGAAGAGGCTAGATCGCTTGGCGTAAATCCTCAAGTTTATAAATGCTTTTTTATTGTTATAGCTACACTTATGAGTGCTTTAAGCGTAGCTAGTGTTGGAATTATTGCGTGGATTGGGCTTATGATGCCACATGCTGCTAGAATGCTTATTGGGGCTGATAATAGAGTTATATTGCCAATTGCTGGACTTTTGGGTGCTATATATTTGATTATATGTGATACTCTTGCTAGAACTTTAAGCAGTGGAGAAATTCCAGTAGGAATTATCGTTTCGCTTCTTGGTGCGCCATTTTTACTTTGGATTTTAAAGGTTAGAAGTGCAGAACACTTTAGATAA
- a CDS encoding S8 family serine peptidase: MRSSIALSFILPIYLFGVSDFELINHVDKDVTGDGVYVGVIDSAINKDHPSLAGKILGQEYSTYNGKTYEPNFSVDTHGSHVAGIIVAAKDESEKVEGVATGAKIYGVQITGHNTTGGYEFKYPNIYDYYFNKNVKVINNSWNTETYPISGLNSLTSTSENFLTDFKTPAFFLNTIKSNSAANDLIKLSKEKNTLSVFAAGNEGIISPGLMGLIPYYDESMRSFITVGALDSSKITKNDKGQFVISLEGATLYSNGLKGAYNFGLVAPGTNIKNVNGSYGEDIGILSTKIDNDKYRKLSGTSMATPMVTGAAALVAEKFKFLDGKQIADVLLSTANRDYVAPKIIVKETTTGTTFCDNGQVCPTNTKYTVFYIDNKIPRMDNGEIDEEAVEMDLILSNYFDSGWEYDRMSNMKGIDDDEYPWVQEITKEDLFGQGILDIDKALNGIGILDANRLSDSDVKSEYGETAVYYSLDTQGNNAEFSNDISQRKWDIKTHNEKADNLPKNLNDLNVGLIKTGAGILTLSGTNTYEGATVINEGGLNLKRTGDKGGQIAGNVYVNNGSTLSGNGVIKKNLTNDSSIVRPGNADLTDLTVEGTYTQKGANSKLILDFGNDKNSKLIAQDYNIQTGELEYNPLQQYFTVDKEVKIELDNLANYIDKFNKVTVASNNSIGFEIKLDTDKTTINKDPNSNPIQPETENSNNQSSSTTPSIGESSTNNGSTNSGSNSDNQNSTENTGNSSNSQNGQNNTQSAGGSNSDSTNSNSNTQNSQTSGSSQDQNSQSNINQNNSQNSNQTGQNGNHNDINLPSDNQNNNPGENSNINQNGGSIIVTPNGQNNTQSAGGSNSDSTNSNSNTQNSQTSGSSQDQNSQSNINQNNSQNSNQTGQNGNHNDINLPSDNQNNNPGENSNINQNGGSIIVTPIVKQNAYASSSQELSQTIRDIRSKSNLNKDYKKFFTALDSSSESNYKSTISRIEGKSIGNTVSINSLSHSNFTKNNMLFGLNPASSTLFAYNQNPYDNGVMVASVASDYAIDLGLFTAPKDYWYINPTYKRYNGDDFDGYQSGVSLNLAQHIDNDGLISYGIGVSSSKLDFDDAATSKSSNIDMAINYTHDFGEFKLLSGGAFMISFNENDRVVDNNLNSEYNSYSGSLQLGVAKDFRHYSIVVTPLGYLGYGKIYQESFKESGGIFAKNYDSINHDLYTVGVGLNLAYEGSDEKSRYTGYIIYERMLDGYNMDASAEFNDFKGQKFSQRYHLDKNRLNLGVGAEYAFNSGYFAKFGIGSEFATTSDNYNLSVTFGKRF, translated from the coding sequence ATGAGATCTTCTATTGCGCTATCATTTATCCTTCCTATTTATCTATTTGGTGTGAGTGATTTTGAATTAATCAATCATGTTGATAAAGATGTAACTGGCGATGGTGTGTATGTAGGCGTGATTGATAGTGCGATAAATAAAGATCATCCAAGTCTCGCAGGAAAAATTTTGGGGCAAGAGTATTCTACTTATAATGGTAAAACTTATGAGCCAAATTTTTCAGTCGATACGCATGGTAGTCATGTAGCTGGAATTATTGTAGCTGCAAAAGACGAAAGTGAAAAGGTTGAAGGCGTAGCAACTGGAGCTAAAATTTATGGCGTTCAGATAACTGGGCATAATACTACTGGTGGCTATGAATTTAAATATCCAAATATTTATGATTATTATTTTAATAAAAATGTAAAAGTAATAAATAATAGCTGGAATACTGAAACTTATCCTATATCAGGGTTAAATTCGCTAACTAGTACTTCAGAAAACTTTTTAACCGATTTTAAAACCCCAGCATTTTTTCTTAATACTATTAAATCAAATTCAGCGGCTAATGATTTAATAAAATTATCAAAAGAAAAAAATACGCTTAGCGTATTTGCTGCTGGAAATGAGGGGATTATTAGTCCAGGCTTAATGGGTTTAATACCATATTATGATGAGAGCATGAGAAGCTTTATTACTGTTGGGGCTTTAGATAGTTCTAAAATCACAAAAAATGATAAAGGCCAATTTGTAATCAGTCTAGAAGGTGCTACTTTATATTCAAATGGATTAAAAGGTGCTTATAACTTTGGTTTAGTTGCACCTGGTACAAATATTAAAAATGTAAATGGAAGTTATGGTGAAGATATAGGTATTTTATCTACTAAGATAGATAACGATAAATATAGAAAATTAAGTGGCACATCAATGGCAACCCCAATGGTAACTGGTGCAGCTGCTTTGGTTGCTGAAAAATTTAAATTTTTAGATGGTAAGCAGATTGCAGATGTTTTGCTTTCTACTGCCAATAGAGATTATGTAGCTCCAAAGATTATAGTAAAAGAAACAACAACGGGAACAACTTTTTGCGATAATGGTCAGGTGTGTCCTACGAATACAAAATATACTGTATTTTATATAGATAATAAAATTCCTAGAATGGATAATGGTGAGATAGATGAAGAAGCCGTAGAGATGGATTTGATTTTATCTAATTATTTTGATAGCGGCTGGGAATATGATCGTATGAGTAATATGAAGGGTATTGATGATGATGAATATCCTTGGGTTCAAGAGATTACCAAAGAGGATTTATTTGGTCAGGGGATTTTAGATATTGATAAGGCTTTAAATGGTATTGGGATTTTGGACGCAAATAGATTGAGCGATAGCGATGTTAAAAGTGAATACGGAGAAACTGCAGTCTATTATTCTTTAGATACTCAAGGCAATAACGCTGAATTTAGTAACGATATAAGCCAAAGAAAATGGGATATAAAAACTCATAACGAAAAAGCTGATAATTTACCTAAAAATTTAAATGATTTAAATGTCGGTTTAATCAAAACTGGTGCTGGGATTTTAACTCTAAGTGGAACGAATACTTACGAAGGTGCTACGGTTATTAATGAAGGTGGATTAAATTTAAAAAGAACTGGCGATAAAGGTGGCCAAATCGCCGGAAATGTCTATGTAAATAATGGCTCAACACTAAGTGGTAATGGAGTTATTAAAAAAAATTTAACCAATGATAGCTCAATCGTCCGTCCAGGCAACGCCGATCTAACTGATTTAACAGTAGAAGGCACATACACTCAAAAAGGGGCAAACTCAAAACTTATCTTAGATTTTGGTAATGATAAAAACTCAAAATTAATTGCTCAAGATTATAATATTCAAACTGGAGAATTAGAATATAATCCACTTCAACAATATTTTACTGTTGATAAGGAAGTAAAAATTGAATTAGATAATTTGGCTAATTATATAGACAAATTTAATAAAGTTACTGTAGCAAGTAATAATAGTATTGGTTTTGAAATAAAACTTGATACCGACAAAACTACAATTAATAAAGACCCAAATTCAAATCCAATTCAACCTGAAACTGAAAATTCAAATAATCAAAGCAGTAGCACAACCCCAAGCATAGGTGAGTCTAGCACCAATAACGGCTCTACTAATAGTGGCTCAAATAGTGATAATCAAAATAGTACTGAAAATACCGGTAATTCAAGCAACTCACAAAACGGACAAAACAACACTCAAAGTGCTGGCGGCTCAAACTCAGATAGTACAAATTCAAACTCAAATACTCAAAATTCACAAACTAGCGGAAGTTCTCAAGATCAAAACTCTCAATCTAACATAAATCAAAACAATAGCCAAAACTCTAATCAAACAGGACAAAATGGCAATCATAATGATATAAATCTACCTTCTGATAATCAAAATAATAATCCAGGAGAAAATTCAAATATAAATCAAAATGGCGGAAGTATAATAGTTACTCCTAACGGACAAAACAACACTCAAAGTGCTGGCGGCTCAAACTCAGATAGTACAAATTCAAACTCAAATACTCAAAATTCACAAACTAGCGGAAGTTCTCAAGATCAAAACTCTCAATCTAACATAAATCAAAACAATAGCCAAAACTCTAATCAAACAGGACAAAATGGCAATCATAATGATATAAATCTACCTTCTGATAATCAAAATAATAATCCAGGAGAAAATTCAAATATAAATCAAAATGGCGGAAGTATAATAGTTACTCCTATAGTTAAGCAAAATGCCTATGCTAGTAGCTCACAAGAACTTAGCCAAACAATAAGAGATATTAGAAGTAAGAGTAATTTAAATAAAGATTATAAAAAGTTTTTTACGGCACTTGATTCTAGCAGCGAATCAAACTACAAATCAACTATAAGTCGCATAGAGGGCAAATCCATAGGAAATACAGTATCTATAAATAGCCTATCTCACTCAAATTTTACTAAAAATAATATGCTATTTGGCCTAAATCCTGCAAGCTCAACCCTATTTGCCTATAATCAAAATCCATACGATAATGGCGTGATGGTAGCCTCTGTTGCTAGTGATTATGCTATTGATTTGGGGCTTTTTACTGCACCAAAAGATTACTGGTATATCAATCCTACATATAAACGATATAATGGTGATGATTTTGATGGATATCAAAGCGGTGTGAGTTTAAATTTGGCTCAGCATATAGATAATGATGGGCTTATATCTTATGGAATTGGCGTTAGTAGCTCAAAATTGGACTTTGATGATGCAGCAACATCTAAAAGCTCTAATATAGATATGGCGATAAATTATACTCACGATTTTGGTGAATTTAAGCTACTTAGTGGTGGGGCATTTATGATCTCATTTAATGAAAATGATAGAGTAGTAGATAACAATTTAAATAGTGAATATAATAGTTATAGTGGTAGCTTGCAACTTGGTGTAGCTAAGGATTTTAGGCATTATAGTATTGTTGTTACTCCGCTTGGATATTTAGGCTATGGTAAAATTTATCAAGAGAGCTTTAAAGAAAGTGGTGGTATATTTGCTAAAAATTACGATAGTATAAATCACGATTTATACACAGTTGGCGTGGGGTTAAATTTAGCCTATGAAGGTAGTGATGAAAAAAGTAGATATACAGGTTATATTATTTATGAAAGAATGCTAGATGGCTACAATATGGACGCTAGTGCTGAATTTAATGATTTTAAGGGACAGAAATTTAGTCAAAGATATCACTTAGATAAAAATAGGTTAAATCTTGGCGTTGGAGCTGAATACGCCTTTAATAGTGGTTATTTTGCTAAATTTGGCATTGGTAGCGAGTTTGCTACAACTAGTGATAATTATAATCTCTCAGTTACATTTGGTAAAAGATTTTAA